In Aquimarina spinulae, a single window of DNA contains:
- a CDS encoding sensor histidine kinase, protein MGEPEEAVALKVIIIGMVVIFLLSLSVIIFFILYQRRLLAQQEKHQKIESDYQKELLKTSIISQEEERSRIAKELHDDVGAMLTTTKLYFGQITPELPPEELKGIAKKMSSFFDDMIQSVRSISQDLRPVVLEKLGLIEATQSLVQTINDSGKIKVRFKNNTIKTIAKSKELNLYRIIQELITNTLKHAEASAIYVELKNEENSLIILYEDDGKGLKQKNLLHKKGLGLKNIESRLSVLSGKIHFFKKSSGMKVKIAIPV, encoded by the coding sequence ATGGGCGAACCCGAAGAAGCTGTTGCGTTAAAGGTTATAATCATTGGTATGGTGGTAATTTTTTTGCTATCATTATCGGTAATTATATTTTTTATTCTTTATCAGCGCAGATTGTTAGCACAACAAGAGAAACATCAAAAAATAGAATCAGATTATCAGAAAGAATTACTAAAAACCTCGATTATTAGTCAGGAAGAAGAACGGAGTAGGATTGCCAAAGAATTGCATGACGATGTGGGAGCTATGCTAACCACAACCAAATTGTATTTTGGGCAAATTACACCAGAATTGCCACCAGAAGAGCTTAAAGGCATTGCTAAAAAAATGAGCTCTTTTTTCGATGATATGATACAAAGTGTACGTAGCATTTCTCAAGATCTAAGACCGGTAGTTCTGGAAAAGTTAGGACTGATAGAGGCAACACAAAGTTTGGTGCAAACTATAAATGACTCGGGAAAGATTAAAGTGCGTTTTAAAAATAATACGATAAAAACGATAGCCAAATCAAAAGAACTTAACCTGTATAGAATTATTCAGGAATTAATTACGAATACGCTTAAACATGCAGAAGCTTCTGCAATATATGTTGAGTTAAAAAATGAAGAAAATTCGTTAATTATACTTTATGAAGATGATGGGAAGGGTTTGAAACAAAAAAACCTTTTGCATAAAAAAGGGCTGGGGCTCAAAAATATAGAAAGTAGATTATCGGTACTTTCAGGAAAGATACATTTTTTTAAAAAGAGCTCAGGTATGAAAGTGAAAATTGCAATACCAGTTTGA
- a CDS encoding carboxymuconolactone decarboxylase family protein, whose product MALVTPLSADHDPGTRELAEFFNETLGFCPNSVLTMQRRPAISKAFINLNKAVMANEGRVTSALKRMIAWVSSNATGCRYCQAHAIRAAERYGAEQEQLDNIWEYKTHPAFSDAERAALDFSLAASVVPNAVDDTIKEELYKYWNEGEIVEMLGVISLFGYLNRWNDSMGTMVEEGAIESGEKYLGKHGWEKGKHI is encoded by the coding sequence ATGGCATTAGTCACTCCATTATCGGCTGATCATGATCCGGGAACCAGAGAATTAGCAGAATTTTTTAATGAAACTTTAGGATTTTGTCCTAATTCTGTACTTACCATGCAAAGAAGGCCAGCTATTTCTAAGGCATTTATTAATCTTAACAAAGCCGTAATGGCAAATGAAGGTAGAGTAACCTCTGCATTAAAACGTATGATTGCCTGGGTGAGTAGTAATGCTACAGGGTGTAGATATTGCCAGGCACATGCCATTCGCGCAGCCGAACGATATGGTGCAGAACAAGAGCAATTAGATAATATATGGGAGTATAAAACACATCCCGCTTTTAGTGATGCAGAACGTGCAGCACTTGATTTTTCTCTTGCTGCATCGGTAGTACCTAATGCTGTAGACGATACTATCAAAGAAGAATTATATAAATACTGGAATGAAGGAGAAATTGTAGAAATGTTAGGAGTAATTTCTTTATTTGGATATCTAAATCGTTGGAATGATTCTATGGGTACAATGGTTGAAGAAGGAGCTATTGAATCTGGTGAAAAATACCTAGGGAAACACGGTTGGGAAAAAGGAAAGCACATTTAA
- the recJ gene encoding single-stranded-DNA-specific exonuclease RecJ — MRWTLQPKPDISTIENLAKTLNVDTIIASLLVQRGITTFDQAKKFFRPSLDDIHDPFLMKDMDKATARIQKAIANGENIMVYGDYDVDGTTSVALLSSYLKTLSNQIATYIPDRYNEGYGISYMGIDYAHDNDISLIVALDCGIKAIEKVAYAKEKGIDFIICDHHRPGDKIPDAVAVLDPKRKDCEYPYKELCGCGVGFKLIQGLAVHQNQTIEDLFPYLDLVATAIGADIVPITGENRVLAYYGLQVINANPRIGFRAMLSEVKKETLTITDLVFIIAPRINAAGRMKHGLHAVNLLTEENLDIALQYAAEIELYNSNRKDADKSITQEALEQILQNKEEDRYTTVVYEENWHKGVIGIVASRLTETYYRPTLVFTKSGSKLAASARSVKGFDVYNALEACSEHIEQFGGHKYAAGLTLEEKQYLPFKQKFEEIVSSTIDKKMLIPEISIDASLELDQITPKFYRILKQFAPYGPGNMAPVFMTEGLNDTGYGKCVGADEKHLKCRVQKNGVAIGTIGFNLGPKYNLITEGQYFKAAYTIDENEWNGEVSLQLKLKDIN; from the coding sequence ATGAGATGGACACTACAACCAAAGCCTGATATTTCAACAATAGAAAATTTGGCAAAAACTCTTAATGTAGATACAATAATTGCTTCGTTATTAGTGCAAAGAGGGATAACAACTTTTGATCAGGCCAAAAAATTCTTTAGACCGTCTTTAGATGATATACATGATCCTTTTTTGATGAAAGATATGGATAAGGCAACTGCCAGAATCCAAAAAGCAATTGCTAATGGCGAAAACATAATGGTATATGGTGATTATGATGTAGATGGCACCACATCTGTGGCACTACTGTCTTCTTATTTAAAAACCTTATCCAATCAAATCGCTACATATATCCCTGATCGATATAATGAAGGATATGGGATATCGTATATGGGAATTGATTATGCTCATGATAATGATATTTCTCTTATTGTTGCTTTAGACTGTGGAATTAAAGCTATAGAAAAAGTAGCGTATGCCAAAGAAAAAGGAATCGATTTTATTATTTGTGATCACCATAGACCAGGAGATAAAATTCCTGATGCGGTTGCGGTTTTAGATCCAAAACGTAAAGATTGTGAATACCCATATAAAGAATTATGCGGTTGTGGAGTAGGGTTTAAATTGATACAGGGATTGGCAGTTCATCAAAATCAAACTATAGAAGATTTGTTTCCATATTTGGACTTGGTGGCTACTGCAATTGGTGCAGATATTGTGCCCATAACAGGTGAGAATCGTGTATTGGCATATTATGGCTTACAAGTTATTAATGCAAATCCCAGAATTGGATTTAGGGCAATGTTGTCTGAAGTAAAAAAAGAAACGTTAACGATAACAGATCTGGTGTTTATCATTGCACCCAGGATTAATGCAGCCGGAAGAATGAAACATGGATTACATGCTGTTAATTTGTTGACAGAAGAAAATCTTGATATTGCACTGCAATATGCTGCAGAAATAGAACTTTACAACAGCAATAGAAAAGATGCGGATAAAAGCATAACTCAGGAAGCATTGGAACAGATACTTCAAAATAAAGAAGAGGATAGGTATACCACAGTGGTGTATGAAGAAAATTGGCATAAAGGAGTAATAGGTATTGTCGCATCACGATTAACAGAGACGTATTATCGCCCGACTTTGGTTTTTACAAAAAGTGGTTCGAAATTAGCAGCTTCTGCACGATCTGTAAAAGGGTTTGATGTTTATAATGCATTAGAAGCCTGCTCAGAGCATATAGAACAGTTTGGAGGCCATAAATATGCTGCAGGGTTAACATTAGAAGAAAAGCAATACCTGCCGTTTAAGCAAAAGTTTGAAGAAATAGTATCTTCTACTATTGATAAAAAGATGCTTATTCCCGAAATATCTATTGATGCCTCTCTAGAACTAGATCAAATCACTCCTAAATTTTATCGTATTTTAAAACAATTCGCTCCATATGGCCCAGGAAATATGGCTCCGGTTTTTATGACAGAAGGATTAAATGATACCGGGTACGGAAAATGTGTAGGAGCCGATGAGAAGCATTTAAAATGTAGAGTGCAAAAAAATGGAGTTGCTATAGGTACTATTGGCTTTAATCTTGGTCCTAAATACAATTTGATAACCGAAGGGCAGTATTTTAAAGCCGCGTATACTATCGATGAAAACGAATGGAATGGAGAAGTATCGCTTCAATTAAAGTTGAAAGATATAAATTAA
- a CDS encoding response regulator transcription factor, whose protein sequence is METIKLGLIDDHNLFREGIKSLLKRMANISLVLEAVSGKDLLAQLNNVVPDVILLDLEMGDMNGVDTTLKLQELYPDLKIIILTMHTEERMISYLMEAGANGYLLKDTTQHELEIAIRSTYENGFYFNSFVSEALLKGLKHKTSKPPAIRKDYHLTSRELEVLEGITQEYTTAEIAEQLFLSVRTIEGHRKNLMGKLGVKNTAGLVIKAVKEKIISV, encoded by the coding sequence ATGGAAACTATAAAACTAGGACTGATTGATGATCATAACTTATTTCGCGAAGGTATAAAGTCACTGTTAAAAAGAATGGCCAATATTTCTTTGGTATTAGAAGCGGTGAGTGGTAAAGACCTATTAGCACAGTTGAATAATGTGGTTCCGGATGTAATCCTTTTGGATTTAGAGATGGGAGATATGAACGGTGTGGATACAACTCTAAAATTACAAGAATTGTACCCTGATCTAAAAATTATTATTCTAACAATGCATACAGAAGAAAGAATGATCTCTTATTTGATGGAAGCGGGAGCTAATGGATATCTATTAAAAGATACTACCCAGCATGAGTTAGAAATTGCAATACGATCTACATACGAAAATGGATTTTATTTTAATTCCTTTGTATCAGAAGCGTTATTAAAAGGGTTGAAGCATAAAACCTCAAAACCTCCTGCGATACGAAAAGATTATCATCTTACCTCTAGAGAACTCGAAGTATTAGAAGGGATTACTCAAGAGTATACCACAGCAGAAATTGCAGAACAACTTTTTCTAAGTGTAAGAACAATTGAAGGGCATCGCAAAAATTTAATGGGTAAATTAGGTGTGAAGAATACAGCTGGTTTAGTTATTAAAGCAGTTAAAGAGAAAATCATTTCTGTTTAG